From the genome of Colletotrichum higginsianum IMI 349063 chromosome 4, whole genome shotgun sequence, one region includes:
- a CDS encoding FAD binding domain-containing protein, with product MYSPPEEIGAAVEAYRSHISEHNRRIDQVFGVSVMSLVVGAEPEEGGFEDDEDINELRLQASYPIFDTNLLNLVSTPREILTCWEELYAVYDLGGTGTSGKPSEEEVALRKEWRLLIEKNLKKLYLEEVRESITFPEEFCILAKSAHAHTGPGLTELKSRHQASFWVGRHAPPYAEEGAAEMVKTPKWLTEHVGGGRDCAAGWDAGSGFRHAFHVVYCRRSAAQPDADGFHEPWAWRYFSSDSVDFGVFDTIPEFLAWYGRYREPSVPDASSMTGYDVLMGDVF from the exons ATGTACTCTCCTCCCGAGGAGATTGGGGCTGCTGTCGAGGCGTACCGCTCCCACATCTCAGAGCACAACCGCCGTATCGACCAAGTCTTTGGAGTGTCTGTAA TGTCTTTAGTTGTTGGCGCAGAGCCGGAAGAAGGCGGCtttgaggacgacgaagacattAACGAGCTGCGGCTCCAGGCCTCGTATCCTATATTTGATACAAATCTCCTGAATCTAGTCTCTACACCGCGCGAGATTCTCACTTGCTGGGAGGAGCTCTATGCTGTATACGATCTAGGCGGCACAGGCACCTCCGGGAAGCCTTCTGAAGAAGAGGTAGCTCTTCGTAAGGAGTGGCGCTTGCTGATAGAGAAAAATCTGAAGAAGTTGTATCTTGAGGAGGTGCGGGAGAGCATCACGTTCCCTGAGGAGTTCTGCATATTAGCAAAAAGCGCTCATGCCCACACTGGACCAGGGCTGACGGAGCTTAAGTCGAGACATCAGGCCTCCTTTTGGGTTGGACGGCATGCTCCTCCCTATGCTGAGGAGGGCGCTGCTGAGATGGTTAAGACTCCTAAGTGGCTTACTGAACAcgtgggcggcgggcgggacTGCGCTGCTGGATGGGATGCGGGGAGTGGTTTCCGTCACGCGTTCCATGTCGTGTACTGCCGGAGATCGGCTGCCCAGCCGGACGCAGATGGCTTTCACGAACCCTGGGCGTGGAGGTATTTCTCGTCGGATTCGGTGGATTTTGGCGTTTTCGACACTATCCCTGAGTTTTTGGCGTGGTACGGCAGGTATCGCGAGCCCAGTGTACCTGACGCGTCTTCCATGACGGGATACGATGTCTTGATGGGAGACGTCTTCTAA
- a CDS encoding O-methyltransferase: MHYCLFVNVAHLGEKGFPQQCHKAGEGRPSRCWARPVSFVPSALPSPPGSHIDGTMATADALIASLKDVDGDAFTDKAERVRARDALYEALRKVQTPWDIAWDHIVVKGGGNAAIKTLIDAGVFKKWHEAGGGHITCDELAELTGADALLIRRMMRALAGQRLVIETDLDTYARTPWARALGEDAPLPAMYGGFYGELTNPMFRSLPYFLRETGYRNPTDRNNCNFQRWQGDPDAVFFKYVGTNPLLTSDFNDVMECHSRDNLTPWPDVYPTKRLLEGLHSDRAVVVDIGGGKGHDLKKFHLRHPQVPARSLILQDLPDFLKNVEPDPAFTIQPYDFFTPQPVRGARVYFLHNVLHDWPDPTAVEILKTIAEAMERGYSKVLIHESLISEKEPLCKVTATDMIMMAGLASAERTEGQWCDLVARAGLRVVKIWRPVQAVESVIEAELA; the protein is encoded by the exons ATGCACTATTGCCTCTTCGTAAATGTCGCCCATCTTGGCGAAAAGGGGTTTCCGCAACAATGCCATAAGGCGGGCGAAGGTCGTCCTTCCCGCTGTTGGGCTCGTCCCGTAAGCTTCGTTCCTTCAGCacttccctctccccctgGCTCACACATAGACGGAACCATGGCCACCGCAGACGCGCTGATAGCGAGCCTCAAAGAcgttgacggcgatgccTTCACGGACAAGGCCGAGCGGGTACGCGCGCGGGACGCCCTCTACGAGGCGTTACGCAAGGTCCAGACGCCGTGGGACATTGCCTGGGACcacatcgtcgtcaagggcggcggcaacgccgccatcaagacgctcatcgacgccggcgttTTCAAGAAGTGGCACGAGGCCGGTGGCGGGCACATCACCTGCGACGAGCTCGCAGAGctcaccggcgccgatgccctcCTCATCC GACGCATGATGCGTGCCCTAGCAGGCCAGCGCCTCGTCATCGAGACCGACCTCGACACCTACGCCCGCACGCCGTGGGCGCgggccctcggcgaggacgcgcCCCTGCCGGCCATGTACGGCGGCTTCTACGGCGAGCTGACGAACCCCATGTTCCGCAGCCTGCCGTACTTCCTTAGGGAGACGGGGTACAGGAACCCGACAGACCGGAATAACTGCAACTTCCAGCGCTGGCAGGGCGACCCggacgccgtcttcttcaagTACGTCGGCACGAACCCGCTGCTGACGTCCGACTTCAACGACGTCATGGAGTGCCACTCGCGCGACAATCTCACGCCGTGGCCCGACGTGTACCCCACGAAGCGGCTCCTCGAGGGCTTGCACTCGGAtcgtgccgtcgtcgtggacataggcggcggcaaggggcACGATTTGAAAAAGTTTCATCTTCGGCACCCACAGGTCCCCGCGCGGAGCCTGATCCTCCAGGATCTCCCCGACTTTCTCAAGAACGTCGAGCCGGACCCGGCTTTCACGATACAGCCCTACGACTTTTTCACGCCGCAGCCGGTACGCGGGGCACGGGTGTACTTTTTGCACAACGTGCTGCACGACTGGCCTGACCCAACAGCCGTGGAAATCCTCAAGACGATAGCTGAGGCTATGGAGAGGGGGTATTCGAAGGTACTGATCCACGAGAGCCTCATCAGTGAGAAGGAGCCGCTGTGCaaggtgacggcgacggacATGATCATGATGGCTGGGCTGGCGTCGGCGGAGCGGACCGAGGGGCAGTGGTGTGATCTAGTCGCAAGAGCGGGCTTGCGGGTGGTGAAGATCTGGAGGCCGGTGCAGGCGGTCGAAAGTGTCATCGAGGCGGAGCTCGCGTGA
- a CDS encoding Phosphoribosyl transferase has protein sequence MVEKLYVTYNDVHKLCQESAVKILETFQPQLIIAIGGGGYVPARILRSFLKKPGNPNIPIQAIGLSLYESLPETFGGNATPGVPEVPGTKVTRTQWLDFNAIGDMENLVGKRILIVDEVDDTRTTLEYAVKELEKDVEAASQRLGKGQKTEFGIFVLHNKDKQKKGTLPSEMISSGHYLAARTVGDVWINYPWEAIDIDEHDRNAAEQRK, from the exons ATGGTCGAGAAGCTCTACGTCACGTACAACGAT GTCCACAAGCTCTGCCAGGAGTCAGCCGTCAAGATCCTCGAGACCTTCCAGCCCCAGCTCATTATCGCCatcggcggtggcggctaTGTCCCCGCCCGCATCCTGCGCTCGTTCCTGAAAAAGCCCGGCAACCCCAACATCCCCATCCAGGCCAtcggcctctctctctacgAGAGCCTCCCCGAGACCTTTGGCGGCAACGCCACCCCCGGCGTCCCCGAGGTCCCCGGCACAAAGGTCACCCGTACCCAATGGCTTGACTTCAACGCCATTGGCGACATGGAGAACCTCGTCGGCAAGCGCATTCTCattgtcgacgaggtcgacgacacCCGTACCACCCTCGAGtacgccgtcaaggagctcgagaaggacgtcgaggccgccagcCAGCGCCTCGGCAAGGGCCAGAAGACCGAGTTTGGCATCTTTGTCCTGCAC AACAAGgacaagcagaagaagggcaCTCTGCCCTCCGAGATGATTAGCTCCGGCCActacctcgccgcccgcacCGTTGGTGACGTCTGGATCAACTACCCTTGGGAGGCCATCGACATTGACGAGCACGACCGCAACGCTGCCGAGCAGAGAAAGTAA
- a CDS encoding Oxidoreductase-like protein: protein MSAPARLLPRLRPLVPRVGRLPRNAFITSQSQTGPAPIEPSKTQAHPLGAYYEAILNDPQPIPEVKPEEPPTSSVHKQEQGRKTSPPSPDQTPEPVAEAQSAQPVPTPPPQTAADKASIVFGSALAGPAARKQRLDELRRKSTTIAGVLVPPRPEEPDNCCMSGCVNCVWERYREEMEDWSAANAEAQLKLREQKGVSDSVTMDDDGGGSESNWVPKDPKIAKNMWDEKLYNDVPVGIREFMKTEKKLKAIHEKEGTQGG, encoded by the coding sequence ATGTCCGCGCCCGCCAGACTCCTCCCTCGTCTCCGGCCTCTCGTGCCGCGTGTTGGCCGCTTGCCTCGCAATGCCTTCATCACGAGCCAGTCGCAAACTGGCCCTGCCCCGATCGAGCCCTCCAAGACCCAAGCCCACCCGCTGGGCGCCTACTACGAGGCGATCCTCAACGACCCCCAGCCGATCCCCGAGGTGAAGCCCGAGGAGccccccacctcctccgtTCACAAGCAGGAGCAAGGCCGTAAGAcgtcgcctccctccccagaCCAAACCCCGGAACCCGTTGCTGAAGCTCAATCCGCACAGCcggtgccgacgccgccgccgcaaacCGCGGCTGACAAGGCCTCCATCGTCTTCGGTTCCGCTCTCGCCGGGCCTGCCGCGCGCAAGCAGCGTCTTGACGAGCTGCGCCGGAAGAGcaccaccatcgccggcgtGCTCGTGCCCCCGCGGCCCGAGGAGCCCGACAATTGCTGCATGAGCGGGTGCGTCAACTGCGTGTGGGAGCGGTAccgggaggagatggaggactGGTCGGCGGCCAACGCCGAGGCTCAGCTCAAGCTGCGGGAGCAAAAGGGGGTGAGCGATTCCGTTACtatggacgacgacggcggcggttcCGAGTCCAACTGGGTGCCCAAAGACCCCAAAATCGCCAAGAACATGTGGGACGAGAAGCTGTATAACGATGTGCCGGTCGGCATTCGCGAGTTCatgaagacggagaagaagctgaagGCGATACATGAAAAAGAGGGGACCCAGGGCGGCTGA